A single genomic interval of uncultured Desulfobacter sp. harbors:
- the rpsO gene encoding 30S ribosomal protein S15: MVLLAENKEEMIEKFKLHESDTGSPEVQVAILTHRISYLTDHLKTHKKDHHSRRGLLILVGRRRSLLDYLKEKDINRYRSLIEKLGLRR; encoded by the coding sequence GTGGTACTACTTGCAGAAAACAAAGAGGAGATGATTGAAAAATTCAAGCTCCATGAGTCCGACACCGGTTCACCTGAAGTTCAGGTCGCCATTTTAACCCACAGGATCAGCTATCTGACCGATCATTTGAAGACCCATAAAAAAGACCACCATTCAAGACGGGGACTCTTAATTCTGGTCGGGCGGCGCAGAAGTCTTCTGGACTATCTCAAGGAAAAAGATATTAACAGATATCGTTCATTGATTGAGAAGCTCGGACTCAGAAGATAA